In Xiphophorus maculatus strain JP 163 A chromosome 2, X_maculatus-5.0-male, whole genome shotgun sequence, one genomic interval encodes:
- the LOC111611994 gene encoding cytosolic 5'-nucleotidase 1A-like gives MVSTVTNSDVKQKDVDQAVVVAVTFAAVFGPEAEDGSTVYRLGVALPLLQVLQRVNERLLEKNPAEHQLFDVILITTDSWQQQQNSSIINSTRHHGLEISRFCFSTEDNYIESLVQNNVQLFFTTDGNEALQATHQGVPSALLDKNSVSCPSEQLRVLFCEKAIIQPNMGSTEASKKSAQNFLAHLGQMRQKFGVFDSPLCFTLVTSHGGKDSCCCALKSLRSLGVSVDEAYCLGGAPRGPILSLLRPHFLLSDGFSLLEG, from the exons AAAGATGTGGACCAGGCGGTGGTTGTTGCCGTGacctttgctgcagtttttggACCAGAAGCTGAAGATGGCAGCACAGTTTACAGGCTGGGCGTGGCTCTTCCATTGCTGCAG GTTCTGCAGAGAGTGAATGAGCGTCTGCTGGAGAAAAATCCGGCTGAACATCAGCTGTTTGATGTCATCTTGATCACTACGGACAGCtggcaacagcagcagaatTCCAGCATCATTAACAGCACCAGACATCACG GTCTGGAAATCAGCAGGTTCTGCTTTTCAACAGAGGACAACTACATCGAGAGTCTCGTGCAAAATAATGTTCAGCTCTTCTTTACGACAGATGGAAACGAAGCCTTGCAGGCAACACACCAGG GTGTTCCCTCCGCACTGCTGGATAAGAACTCGGTTTCCTGTCCATCAGAACAGCTCAGAGTTTTATTCTGTGAGAAGGCCATCATCCAACCCAACATGGGTTCAACAGAAGCAAGCAAAAAATCTGCTCAG AACTTTTTAGCTCATTTAGGCCAGATGAGGCAGAAGTTCGGTGTGTTTGACAGCCCTCTTTGCTTCACTCTTGTAACATCACATGGTGGCAAAGACAGCTGCTGCTGTGCCCTAAAATCACTTCGGTCCCTGGGCGTCAGCGTGGACGAAGCGTACTGCCTGGGTGGGGCCCCGCGTGGCCCCATCCTGTCGCTGCTCCGACCTCACTTTCTGCTCAGCGATGGATTCAGCCTGCTGGAGGGCTGA